In a single window of the Populus alba chromosome 16, ASM523922v2, whole genome shotgun sequence genome:
- the LOC118052632 gene encoding eukaryotic translation initiation factor 3 subunit E — protein MATYDLTPRIAPNLDRHLVFPLLEFLQESQLYPDEQILKAKIELLNKTNMVDYAMDIHKSLYRTEEVPQDMIDRRAEVVARLKALEEAAAPLVEFLQNASAMQELRADKQYNLQMLHDRYQIGQEQIEALYQYAKFQFECGNYSGAADYLYQYRGLCNNSERSLSALWGKMAAEILMQNWDIALEELNRLKEIIDSKSFSSPLNQVQSRIWLMHWSLFIFFNNDNGRTQIIDLFNQDKYLNAIQTNAPHLLRYLATAFIVNKRRRPQFKDFIKVIQQEQHSYKDPITEFLACVYVNYDFDEAQKKMKECEEVILNDPFLGKRLEDGNFSNVLLRDEFLENARLFIFETYCRIHQRIDIGVLAEKLNLNFEEAERWIVNLIRNSKLDAKIDSESGTVIMEPSHPNVYEQLIDHTKALSGRTSKSVSQILEHAHAQAAR, from the exons ATGGCGACTTACGATCTGACACCACGAATTGCACCAAATCTGGACCGCCACTTAGTATTTCCTCTGCTAGAATTCCTTCAAGAAAGTCAGCTTTACCCAGATGAGCAGATCTTAAAAGCCAAAATCGAGCTGTTGAACAAAACAAACATGGTTGATTACGCTATGGACATCCACAAGAGTCTTTACCGTACCGAAGAAGTGCCTCAAG ACATGATTGATAGGAGGGCAGAGGTAGTGGCTAGATTGAAGGCATTGGAGGAGGCTGCTGCACCCCTGGTAGAATTCTTGCAGAATGCGAGTGCTATGCAGGAGTTGAGGGCTGATAAGCAGTATAATCTTCAGATGCTTCATGACCGttatcag ATTGGTCAGGAGCAGATTGAGGCATTGTATCAGTATGCCAAATTCCAGTTTGAATGTGGAAACTACTCTGGTGCTGCTGACTATCTGTATCAGTACAGGGGCTTATGCAACAACAGTGAAAGGAGTTTGAGTGCTTTGTGGGGAAAGATGGCAGCTGAGATACTGATGCAAAACTGGGATATTGCTCTTGAAGAACTCAACCGGTTGAAAGAAATTATTGACTCAAAG AGCTTCTCATCGCCTTTGAATCAGGTGCAAAGTAGAATATGGTTGATGCATTGGAGTCTCTTCATCTTTTTCAACAATGACAACGGAAGAACACAGATTATTGACTTGTTTAACCAGGACAA gtATCTCAATGCCATTCAAACCAATGCACCCCATCTTTTGCGTTACCTAGCAACTGCATTCATTGTCAACAAAAGAAGACGACCTCAATTCAAGGATTTTATAAAGGTTATCCAGCAAGAGCAGCACTCTTACAAAGATCCTATCACAGAGTTTTTGGCATGTGTCTATgttaattatgattttgatgAGGCACAAAAGAAGATGAAGGAGTGCGAAGAA GTGATACTAAATGATCCTTTCCTTGGCAAACGTCTAGAAGATGGCAACTTTTCCAATGTGCTGTTGAGAGATGAGTTCCTTGAAAATGCCCGTCTATTTATCTTTGAAACCTATTGCCGGATACATCAGCGCATTGACATAGG AGTCCTTGCAGAGAAATTGaacttgaattttgaggagGCTGAGAGATGGATTGTGAATCTCATCCGTAACTCCAAGCTTGATGCTAAGATTGATTCAGAATCAGGAACTGTTATTATGGAGCCCAGCCATCCCAATGT GTATGAGCAGCTGATAGATCACACCAAGGCATTATCAGGCCGTACTTCCAAGTCAGTCAGTCAGATTCTGGAGCATGCACATGCACAGGCTGCTCGATAG
- the LOC118052647 gene encoding calcium-binding protein CBP, with translation MSGYPQQPAGYGYGQGPPPSQQSQPYGSAAPYSSPYGAPPQPSAPYGTAPQPTAPYGSAQHAAPYGTAQAYGSPYAAPPPGTKPPKDKPQGSTPGGYPPAPYGSSPFATLLPSTFPPGTDPSIVACFQVADQDGSGIIDDKELQRALSGYNQSFSLRTVHLLMYLFTNTNARKIGPKEFTDLFYSLQSWRAIFERFDRDRSGKIDINELREALLSLGFAVSPVVLDLLVSKFDKTGGRNKAIEYDNFIECCLTVKGLTEKFKERDTAYSGSASFTYENFMLAVLPFLIA, from the exons ATGTCAGGCTACCCTCAACAACCAGCTGGCTACGGCTACGGCCAAGGCCCACCGCCATCACAACAATCTCAACCTTACGGTTCTGCAGCGCCATACTCCTCCCCTTACGGCGCACCACCACAACCTTCTGCTCCATACGGCACAGCACCACAACCTACTGCTCCATACGGCAGCGCACAACATGCTGCTCCATACGGCACCGCGCAAGCTTATGGCTCCCCCTACGCAGCTCCCCCTCCCGGCACCAAGCCTCCAAAGGACAAACCCCAAGGTTCCACACCTGGTGGCTATCCTCCTGCTCCCTACGGAAGCAGCCCCTTTGCTACTCTCTTGCCCTCCACCTTCCCTCCAGGGACCGACCCAAGCATCGTCGCCTGCTTTCAAGTCGCCGATCAGGACGGTAGCGGGATAATTGATGACAAAGAACTGCAGAGAGCCTTATCGGGCTATAATCAGAGCTTCAGCTTGAGGACTGTTCACCTTCTCATGTATCTATTTACAAACACCAACGCCAGGAAGATCG GACCTAAGGAATTCACTGATCTGTTTTACAGCTTGCAGAGCTGGAGG GCAATCTTTGAGAGATTTGATAGGGACAGGAGTGGGAAGATTGATATTAATGAGCTGAGAGAGGCACTTCTGAGTTTAGGATTTGCCGTCTCACCTGTTGTTTTGGATTTGTTGGTATCTAAGTTTGATAAAACTGGAGGAAGGAACAAGGCCATTGAATACGACAATTTCATCGA ATGCTGTCTGACTGTCAAG GGACTGACTGAGAAGTTCAAAGAGAGGGATACTGCATACTCCGGTTCAGCAAGTTTTACCTACGAGAATTTCATGCTAGCTGTTCTTCCATTCCTCATTGCATAG
- the LOC118052637 gene encoding alpha carbonic anhydrase 4 produces MTSTSNFNVYNINMTSFLLLVSLIIVSYSLTISLAFESEVEDETQFTYEEGTEKGPKNWGKINPHWEACGKGKMQSPIDVLDRRVEVFPTLGKLRRDYQAAPAAVKNRGHDITVIWKGDARKITINDTDYQLQQCHWHSPSEHAFNGSRHDLELHLVHYSSQGGIAVVAIVYKYGRPDRFLSKLLRHINHVDHREREMGIVNPGDIKFGSRKYYRYIGSLTVPPCTEGVVWTIVMKVRTVSREQVKALRDAVHDGFEANARPTQPSTGIPMYEYTPRQNGAST; encoded by the exons ATGACTAGCACCAGTAACTTCAATGTCTACAACATCAACATGAcgagctttcttcttcttgtttctcTCATCATTGTCTCATATTCACTCACCATCTCCTTGGCTTTCGAGTCCGAAGTTG AGGATGAAACTCAATTTACATATGAAGAAGGAACTGAAAAGGGGCCAAAGAACTGGGGAAAGATTAATCCACATTGGGAAGCTTGTGGTAAAGGAAAAATGCAGTCTCCTATTGATGTTCTTGACAGAAGGGTGGAAGTTTTCCCGACTTTAGGAAAGTTGCGTAGAGATTACCAAGCAGCTCCTGCAGCTGTGAAGAATAGAGGACATGACATTACA GTGATTTGGAAAGGAGatgcaagaaaaattacaattaatgaTACTGATTACCAGCTGCAGCAATGTCATTGGCATTCACCCTCAGAGCACGCATTCAATGGTTCAAG GCATGACCTGGAGCTTCACCTGGTTCACTATAGCTCTCAGGGAGGGATAGCTGTTGTCGCAATTGTTTACAAATATGGTCGGCCTGATCGCTTCCTTTCAAAG TTGCTCCGCCATATAAACCATGTTGaccatagagagagagagatggggatCGTCAACCCAGGAGATATCAAATTTGGGAGCAGAAAGTATTACAGATATATCGGTTCTCTCACAGTTCCTCCATGCACTGAAGGTGTTGTTTGGACAATAGTCATGAAG GTCAGGACAGTTTCAAGGGAGCAAGTTAAAGCATTAAGAGATGCTGTTCATGAT GGATTCGAGGCAAACGCAAGACCAACTCAGCCATCGACTGGAATTCCAATGTACGAGTACACTCCAAGACAGAATGGGGCCTCTACCTAG